The Scyliorhinus torazame isolate Kashiwa2021f chromosome 27, sScyTor2.1, whole genome shotgun sequence nucleotide sequence AGTGGGTCTGCGTGCCTCTGTGGCTCTGGTGTGGAGGTGGTGCAGGTTGCACGACCCTCACTGGTGGGGTGGTGATCAGGAGGtgaatgagatccccccccccccccctccctcccccacctccccccaaaagATGACGATTCACTGAGCGGCGCGTTGGGGGAGAATTGCAGAGGATATCGCGTGCGACCTCTGGGCGGTTCCGAAAAGGCTTCACCCCTGTGATCTGTGGCCCGTCACCCTCCGCAGCAATGAGCCAGAGCGGTTCCTGTGGCAAGATGCTGCAGGAGAGCCCACCGATGAATAATGTCAATGCTCTTAACAGAGTAAGGTCTGATGTTGGGACTGGCTGCAAGGAGGAAATACTTGAGGAACTGTCGAGTGCCACTGACAGCGAATTGGTAAGTGTTTTAATCTGTATCGCTCCTTTCTCAgttaagaccataaggccataaaacacaggagcagaattagaccactcggcccatcgagttttctccgccattcaatcatggctgatattttctcatccccattctactgccttctccccgtaacccttgatccccttattaatcaagaacctatctatctctgtcttaaagacactcagtgatttgacctccacagccttctgcggcaaagagttccacagattcaccaccctctagctgaagaaattcctcctcgtcccagttttaaaggatcgacccttcagtctgaggctgtgccctcgggttctagttttttctactagtggaaacatcctctccacgtccactccatccaggcctcgcagtatcctgtaagtttcaataagatcccttctgaaccccaacgagtacagacccagagtcctcaaccgcttctcatacgacaagctcttcattccagggatcattcttgtgaacctcctctagtccctttccaaggccagcacatccttccttagatacggggcccaaaactgctcatgatgctccaaatggggtctgaagtacatccctggtcttatattctagccctctcgacatgaatgctaacattcctAACTGTTCAATCTGCATAACTCGTAATAGCAGGTCagacggcccatcgggcctgcttcAGTAAGAGGCTGATCTTTtgcgtcaactccactttccttctctTACCCCATGTGCCTAAAAAATCGATGAATCTTAAGTCTTGGATGTAGTCAGAGAGCATCTACAGACCTCAGGGGCAGATAATTCAAAAGATTCACATCCTTGGAGTGAGAAAACATCTCcttgtctcagtcctaaatggtcggcCCCTAATCCTGAAACTCTGACCCCTTAAATGCCTGCCTCCCCAGCCTTGGGCAACAGCCTCCCAGCATCTATCCTGCCGAAACCCTTACGCGTTTTTTATTACCTCACAATAAGATCGCCTCGTGTTTTTTCTAAACTGCGGGGAATATAGGCCTCTTCTACTCGATCTCTCCTGACAGGAAAATTCCCTAATTCTCAATCTAGTCAACTTTTATTTCATTGCCTCTACAGTAAGTATATCTTGCCTCTGGTAACCAGACCAAATCTGCACAAAGTGCCCCTGCGGTGGTCACCCTGCGTAACAGTTCAATCCACTGTAGTTTCCGGCTGGGaatttttttccccccctcacACGAGTTTCAATAATTAATATTTTAAAATTCGGCGTCCGCTCCGCTGATTGTGTGCGGTCGAGGAAAGCCGCCCGCGAAGGTTCTTAAAATAAATCTGAATTTTTCTCCCATTTTCTCCTGAAGGTGCAGTAGTGCAGCGTACCCACCTCCTCCCGTTTCCGGTACCTCACCCCACTGTCCTTCAGCCATGGAGTACCCAGcatgcacactccctcacccctttCCTTCCCCAAAATCCCTGCCAGCGGGTCTCTCAATCTTTTCAAAATTCCTTATGGAAACACCAAGTGACTGGCAAACATCGGGATGCAGTCGCTAGTGAGACTCGAGCCCCGGATTTCATAGCGGCCTAATTATATCTGTTTTATATCTGCATTTGTTTTAATCAGGATTAATAACTAAATAACTAAATGCAATTGCTTCATATGGCTGGAAGCTCTTAATGAAGGGACATTTCATTCTTAATATAATAGTCAGTTGGTTGAGGTATCAGGAAAGTGGGGGGGGTGCGGATAATTTGGTTGTCTAAATATCACGAGCAGATCATAAAATGGATGCAAGGACATCAACCCATTTAACATAATTTTATCCATAGAATTCCtgctgaggccattcagcccatcgagtcggcaccaaccctctgaaagagcgccatacctaagcccactcccccgcactatccccatagccccagctaacctgcacaactttggacactaaggggcaagttctagcatggccaatccacttaacttggactgtggggtgggaggaaaccggaacacccagaggaaacccacgcagacacgggagaaagtgcaaactcgacagaggcagtcacccaaggccagaattgaacccgggtccctggcgccatgaggcagcagtgctaacccattgtaccactgtgccgccatctcgCTTAAATCTTCCAGACTTGCAACTCACCTCCAGAATCCTGTCTGAACATTTACTACTCTTTGACTAAGAAAGGTCTTCGTAATATCTCTTCAACTACTGGTCAAAGCTCTGGTTTTGGACCTAGCACAACGTCAAATGAAGGGCTATCTGACCCAGGTTCAGGTAGGTGTATACTGGTCCAGACTGCCAACCCTGGTTTCTTGTTCATTTTTTATGAGTGTTGTGGTGTAGCTCCTATAAGGACGTCCtccgtatcctcctcacagctcaccctcccacccaaatttgtatcatctgcaaatatggAGCTAACACATTTTGctccatcatccaaatcattaatatataatgtgaacagttgggggcctagcacagatccctgtggtcccccactagtcactgcctgccaatcagaaaaagacccatttattccacctgttatgggccagggtttagagaaccccaaagtgtatcatggaggtcacctgacccacttttaatagattgtggtatgaggagcacacggcccactctacaggtgtggtacagcagaaatggaaaagtattttttaaagcaaaacaatgtttattctatgaactcaagttaacctttttaaaagatacagtgaacatcttcgcaaccatcaattcaaatacaacccccaaagactacaacactatgtaaacctttaagctttcttttttaacatccatacgacttaaaaacaaaacctttatcagaagcacatcaggttaaagtcactactgaaaacatttataattcttaattcaccaaatgatcaagagatagtcttttgatggcagagagaacagcagtacacctgctcggtctggcttcagctccaacactgaaaacaaaactaaaacacaccctgcagcaaacagcctaaaacgaaagtgaaaagctgacagacagcccagctccacccacactctgacatcactgcagtagtaaacacccatttcttaaaggtactctcactacagatatttatatacacacccatttaaaaacacccatttcttaaaggtattctcacatgacacacctTTTTGctccctgtctgctaaccagctttctctccatctcaagacactaccaatAATCtcaatgcactttaactttacatattaatctgctatgtgtgatcttgtcaaaagccttctgaaagtccacagactaacgaccctctgagagaagcaaTTCCCCTTCAGCTCCGACTTAACAGAGAGACCCCTCATTTGTAAACTCTGCCCCCTCTAGTCCTAAATTCCCAGGAAGGGATTATAtcttatttttcatagaatttacagtgcagaaggaggccatttggcccattgagtctgcaccggctcttggaaagagcaccctacccaaggtccacacctccaccctatccccataacccagtaaccccacccaacactaagtgcaattttggacactatgggcaatttatcatggccaatccacctcacccgcacatctttggactgtgggaggaaactggagcacccggaggaaacccacgcacacacggggagaacgtgcagactccgtacagacagtgacccaagccgggaatcgaacctgggaccctgtgggtTAGCCCtggagcctcacggcgccgaggtcccaggttcgatcccggctctgggtcacggtccgtgtggagtttgcacattctccctgtgtttgcgtgggtttcgcccccacaacccaaagatgtgcagggtaggtggattggccacgctaaattgccccttaattggaaaaaatgaattgggtactctaaattttacatttaaaaaaagattggGGATTTTGTCATTTTCTTTCAACATCTCTCTTCACCAGATCAAAAATGTTGGCCAGGATTTTCCTCCTCCGTTTCTccaggggtggagaatcccgcgggAACCCCAAAACGACTTTTATGCCGGCGGGGTTTCCCCACTCGATAGTCGCCCCCTTCCCCCAACCAATGACATAACGGTTATCCAACACTGAAGGTCAAGATTCCAATTTGAACACATTTAAATGTCATAATCAGGCCCTAGTGCCtaattttcccccctccccccaagttaaATTGTCCACCCACACTGGCGtgagggtgtggtaataccaggtattgcagtacctgagaggtgaatgaccattggctagaccgaggggtctaccattggataatgtacatagccccgccctgagaggcggggtataagaaccgatgccgtcccagcagccttcactttctgtatcatcgctgctgggtacagttctagctgattaaagccgattagatatgactccccttcgtctcgagagttattgattgtgcatcagagggGACGCGGAGGTGAATCACGATAGGACCGCCTTGACGAGCACCTGCTGAGCAGAATCCATCGGAGGTGCACAGGTGATTGCAGCCACCAAAAGGGAGAGGGTCACGCCTGGGCAGGGCACAGGTTCCTGCCCCAAATCTGATGCTTTAACCGCCCCCAGCAcctgccgtgccttcagctgcctaccgCCCACCCCCTAGAAGACCCTCTCTACACGTCTGCACCCCTCCCCGCCTCACCTCTtcatttgaccaagtttttggccaCCTTTTCTAATCACTCATTTCTTGGTTCAACTTGGGTTGAAAGGTCGCCACCTCCAGCAGGCCCGAGCCCAGGACCCACCCAAGACAACCACCAATCCCACCTCTAAGACCAGACACAGAAAATCCCTCAGTCCCAGTcagatccctcccctccccccataaaCCTGAAAAAAAGCTTTCCAGAGACacacaagtccccccccccccccccccccccccccaccaccaaacaaaTAAGTTAGGCTCACTGAACCTTGCCCAAACGGGTCCAACAAGCCGCAACCTCTCCACCCACGCCACTCCCGTGCAGCTGAAACGTTACAGCGCGCAAAGGTAACCCCCCCACCCAGGATGCAAGCTCCAAGAACGGAGAACAAAAAGCGACACCCCCCAACATTTCAACTGCGGAAAAGTTACCAAAGCCCGTCACCCTTGCAATACGTGAAGTCCCCCCAGGGGGCCATATATTCCCCATATTGTTACCCTGACCACTACCCCTCCAACAACAGTAGCCCCCTCAATCCCAAACATACACCAGGTACAAACTACAAAACATCTCAAaccaacccctcccacccctctcatTAAAGTCCCAATCGAACCCATTCAATCAAACCCAAGTCCATGTTCCTTTACAAACACCTCCGCCTCCAACCTATTGAAGAAATGATCTTTCGACCGAAAGGTCACTCTCAGCTTCGTCAGGCACACCACTCCAATCCTGACTCCACACCTGAAAAGCGCTGACTTTGCCTTGTTAAAAGCTGCACGCCGCTTCTCCAACCCCGCTCCGGCACCTTGGTGTCTCCTGATGATGCTTCCTTCCCACCTTGAGTCCCGATTCACTTTGGCCCGTTGCAGAACCCGCTCCTActcctggaagctgtggaatccaataatcaccgcccgtggcggctcattCGCCCGAGGTGTCCGCTGGAGTACTCGGTGGGCCTGATCCAATTCTGGAGGGGACAAtcaccaatcccccctcccccacaaagctTGACGAACATCTGAGAAAAGTACTGTCggcttcgggccctccaccccctccggtAACCCCACGGTTCTGAGGTtctgtctcctcgacctgttctccaagccattcATCTTTGCCCTCAAAGACTTGTTCCTCTCCTCCACCAGCAACATCTCAGCTTCCAACGAGGTGATTCGATCCTCATGCCGCGACAATgccgcctccacacccttctgcgccTCTCCACGCTCCTTCACTGCCTTCAAAGTTTTTCTTCCAGCTTCTCCCGAACAGGGCCAAGTGTGTCCTCAATTGACCGCTCAAGGGTTTCCATCATCACCCTGCCCTGCTCCTCAAAATGCTTCGCAAACTGTTTTTCAAACTCCTGCGCCATTTCCTCAGTCGGCGTTTCCACGGTGATATGGGCGGCCCCACCCAAGGCCGGGTCCACCACCTTCCCTCCTGCTGGACTTCGCGAGCTCCATGGCTCCATCGAAGGATGGATCTTCTTACCACCAACCTTCTTCATAGAGTTCAACATATTTTCACTGACAAATTCCTTCTCCTGTACGATGGGCCAGTTTTGATGACCAAAATCCTTGGGAACCGGATTAAAAAGCCCAAAAAACAAAGACCATGGTGGAAGCCACCTTATGTGTGACCTTCTCCTTTCTGGCACCACCGGAAGTCACATTTTCTATGTCAATGTGGTTTTTTTTTAACCTAAAAGATGAGTGGAAGAATAAATGATAAAGCTAAATAAGCAACCTTTTTGTAGATaggtggagacttgggcagagaaatggcaaatggagtttaatctggacaaatgtgaggtcatgcattttgttaGGTCTAACATTTGGGGAAATGTACAGTAGATggtaaaactcttcggaatatagaaggtcagagagatctgggtgcgcagatctttgaaagtggcaacacgagtggacaaggtcgtcaaaaaatcatacggaatgcttgccttcattggacggggcatcgagtataaaaactgacaagtcatgctgcagttatatagaacctcggtaaggccgcacttggaatattgcgcacaattctggtcgccacactaccagaaggatgtggaggctttggagaggctgcagaggaggtttaccaggaagttgccgggtccggagggtgttagctacgcggagaggctgaatagactcggactgttttcattagaacgacggaggttgagggggtgacctgatagaggtcgacaagattatgaggagcatggatagagtggatgggcaggcactctttcccagggtggaggggattAACCATCgggggtttaaggtccatgggggaaagtttagaggagatgtgtgaagcaggttttttacacagagggtggtgagtgcctggaacgcgttgccaggggaggttgtggaagcagatacattaacggcgttcaaaaggcatcttgacaaatacatggatagggtgggtatcgagggatacggcacaaggaagtgctgagggtttcgtccaaggttggtatcatgaccggaacaggcttggagggccgaatggcctgttcctgtgctctattgttCTTTGAAATGGCAGCTAAGAGATAGATTTGTCATCAGTTTTTGAAAGGAGAGATCCGGTGAAGAGATGGAGTGGGAGAATGTTTCAAAGAACAAAATGTAAGCACGAAAGAACCAGCCACAGATAGGGAGATCAGAGATCATAAGAAATTAAGAGTAAGAGCggcaagtggcgcagtggttagcactgggactgcggcactgaggacccgtgtttgaatcccggccctgggtcactgtccgtgtggagtttgcacattctccctgtgtctgcgtgggtttcgcccccacaacccaaagatgtgcaggttaggtggattggccacgctaaattgccccttaattggaaaaaagaataattgggtacactaagtttaaaaaaaaagaaatgaagagtaggccattcagcccattgattccaTCCCGCCATTTGATAAGCGGCTTTAATGCCCCTTTCTTGCCTGCCCCCCACAACCCctgactcccttgtcgatcaaaatcCTGACAAACGCAGCCTTGAATACAGTCAATGGCCCAGCCAGCACTGCTCTCTGGGGAGAGATTTCGGCTGGAATGGTCAGCTTCAGGAGAAAGGAAGTTTCTTTTAATAATCCGATTACTTATTCCCCCACAAGCACTCTGTAGTATCCCAAATGAGACTCACGGAACTCCCGTTAGGTGTCAGGAAGGAATGCCAAAGGAGACTGCATCCAAACTCAAACCCTGCACCAGAGGCAGCGAGAGTGCTTATTTGGAACCGTAATATACACGCTGGTGAGTTGACCTATTTTGTGCGTGATGAATCCTTGGAGGAAGCACTTTTTTGCTGAGGCCCTGCCGAAACAAGGCATTGATGGGACTTACTTGCAATGTAAGGAGGGGCCGAATGGCGTACTGCTATTCAATTTACAGAATCCCAGGTCTGTCTGGTAAATACTCAGCCTCTGTTATCTTCTCCCACCCCCACAGGGAACTGATAACGCGGAAAATGAAGGGTTCTTCAACATGGTGAGCCACGCTCAGAGAAACCGGATGGACGACCAGCGATGCAACCTTGGACGGAATGAGACACCTTCCAAGAAATCAATCATTGACACAAACAGTAAGTGCACTGCATGCGCCCTACTGGCTCAGCAGCAATGATATTTACTAGAGTTTTGGCATGAAGGGTTGGCACCTGAGGACACTTGTAGTGGTGGGATCGTACAAACATaccaattaggagcaggaataggccactcggcccttcgagccctgcTCGCACATTCAATAAGACcacggttgatctgattgtaacctccaccCCCACGTTCCCGCCTGTCCCCGATAACCTTCcgctcccttgttaatcaagaatctatcttgctCTGCCTTGAAGTagtcaaggactctgcttccaccgtCTTTTGAGTAAGAGAATTCCAGCCACTCAAGATCCTCCGAGAAAAAAACCATTATCATCTCTGTCCTGAACgggcaaccccttattttcaagcagtggcccctggttctacattcttcccacaagaggaaacatcctttccacatcaaaACACTTGACCTTTGCCCACTTCAAGGACTGTAAATGTACCCAATTCAGATCCAGCGGCCTAGCTCCACCGTCACAGTATGTGAATAGCTCTGATCCATGTTAGCTGAAGCAATCATAGAAcacctacagtgtagaaagaggccattcggcctatcgagcctgcaccaaaGATCACCCTACcaggccctatccctgtaacctcaccctaagaggcaattttagcttgtccaatccacctaatctttggactgtgggaggaaaccggagcacccggaggaaacccacgcacacatggggagaacgtgcagactccgcacagtcagccgaggtgggaatcgaacccgggtcccaagcgctgtgaggcggcaacgctaaccacagcgccaccgtgtagagggagctgtgtTCTATGTGCGCCTGTGTGTGCTGCCTGTCTGATATGATCTCTAAGCATCTGAGGCGAAATATAGAAGTGCTTCTTCCTCTTACAGTTCATCAGCTCATGCATTTGTGTTCAATTCCTTTCTTTTTAAACAgactttttattaaggcatttatggttttctaacaacaaaagatacaaatgcaaatgtaaacataattcagtgcgtaaacCTAATTTCCCCTGCCCCCcttactccctaacccccccccccacacaccttattgaatctgctgacagtttagttttccctgaagaaatcgataaacggctgccacctccggatgaacactaacgttgatcctctcagagcgaacttcatttcctcaagtctgagaaacccggccatgtcgctaacccatacccctgatttcgggggcttcgagcccctccacgctaataagatccgtctccgggctaccaaggaggcaaaggccaaaacgtcggcctctctcgccccctggactcccggatcttccgacactccaaaaatcgccacatcTAGACTAGGCGCCACCCTTATTTTTAGTACCGTtggcatgacatccgcaaacccctgccagtatccactgagcttcgggcatgcccagcacatgtgggcatgattagctggcccccttgcacacctcacacatctgtcctccaccccaaaaaacctactcatccggtccaccgtcatgtgtgcccggtgagccatggctgagcctggcacatgatgaggacgagttgactctgctcagggcatccgcccacagacccgcctctagctccttacccagctcatcttcccatttacgctttagctcaccttTCTGACTTTCCTccaactccataagttctttatagatttccgataccttaccctcccccactcccaatctagagactaccttgtcctgtatcccctgtgacggtagaagcgggaaggtcgaaacctgccttcggacaaagtccctcacctgcagattgtggtaataccaggtattgcagtacctgagaggtggattaccattggctagacctaggagtctaccattggctaacgtacatagctccgccctgagaggcggggtataagaaccaatgccatcccagcagccttcactttctgtatcaaagctgctgggtacagttctagctgattaaagcctattagttatgacttaccttgattgtgcatcaatttaatcagctattacttctgaaaggatggatctccgtatcaagccggagtgccttcagctcagcccccacgcagacagctccgctgctattttcaagcattggctggcgtgttttaagggctacctcgacacggccgccgacacccccacggaaaggcagaaaatgcaccttctacgctcgcgggtcagccctgcggtctaccctctgatcgaagaggcggcgaactatgctgcagctatggagctgctagaaggacattacatccgtcctctgaaccaggtcacatgctggcaactagaaggcagagcccagaagaaacactggaagacttctatcaggcactactggtgctgggccgaaactgtagctgcccaccagttacggggaacgagcacacggaacttttaattc carries:
- the LOC140403204 gene encoding G-protein-signaling modulator 2-like; translated protein: MSQSGSCGKMLQESPPMNNVNALNRVRSDVGTGCKEEILEELSSATDSELGTDNAENEGFFNMVSHAQRNRMDDQRCNLGRNETPSKKSIIDTNKTNCERPINELLELLADKQGQRLDDQRVTCDNLPGLQLAECCLQSADEAVIPPVNQSLTKILFKVHH